A stretch of Synechococcus sp. WH 8020 DNA encodes these proteins:
- the ilvN gene encoding acetolactate synthase small subunit, producing the protein MKHTLSVLVEDESGALSRIAGLFARRGFNIDSLAVGPAETNGQSRLTMVVEGDEHTLQQMSKQLDKLVNVLQVLDLSQLPAVERELMLMKVSAPAEQRSAILELVQVFRAKVVDVADDALTLEVVGDPGKLVALERLMAPYGILEIARTGKVALERASGVNTELLKAAISGGRVPA; encoded by the coding sequence ATGAAGCACACCCTGTCCGTCCTGGTGGAGGACGAATCCGGCGCTCTGAGCCGCATCGCCGGCCTCTTCGCTCGACGCGGCTTCAACATCGACAGCCTTGCGGTAGGTCCAGCTGAAACCAACGGCCAGTCGCGGCTCACCATGGTGGTGGAAGGCGACGAACACACCCTGCAGCAAATGAGCAAGCAGCTCGACAAGCTGGTGAATGTGCTCCAGGTGCTCGATCTCTCACAACTGCCTGCGGTGGAGAGGGAGCTCATGCTGATGAAGGTTTCAGCACCGGCGGAACAACGCAGCGCCATTCTTGAATTGGTGCAGGTCTTCCGCGCCAAAGTGGTGGACGTTGCCGATGACGCTCTAACCCTTGAAGTAGTGGGAGATCCGGGCAAATTGGTAGCCCTAGAACGCCTCATGGCTCCCTACGGAATCCTAGAAATCGCCCGCACCGGGAAAGTGGCCCTGGAACGCGCTTCAGGTGTCAACACCGAATTACTGAAAGCCGCCATCAGCGGCGGGCGTGTGCCCGCTTGA
- a CDS encoding alpha/beta fold hydrolase, giving the protein MHATALQPASNGADWGESAVWTWQGYRCHWRVLGDPQAPPMVLLHGFGASSSHWRHNAAPLTKAGYRVYGLDLIGFGRSEQPGLHSQIRLDNRLWARQLAAFLEQVVQQPAVLVGNSLGGLTALTTAAFRPEWVTAVVAAPLPDPALMQPLPKRQSRRRRRLRTVTVQLLCRLLPLELLVPLISRTPLLRLGLQGAYSRSIRSDRELHQLIASPARRRTAARSLRAMSIGMALRPREATAPALLERLAELDRPIPLLLLWGKQDRFVPLMIGEKLHQQHSWLKLRVLDGSGHCPHDESPEHFHRELLYWLDLNLGRTSALESQHRA; this is encoded by the coding sequence GTGCACGCAACCGCTCTCCAGCCTGCCTCGAACGGTGCCGATTGGGGCGAAAGTGCGGTATGGACCTGGCAGGGCTACCGCTGTCACTGGCGCGTACTCGGGGATCCCCAAGCTCCTCCGATGGTTTTGCTGCATGGGTTTGGTGCCAGCAGCAGCCATTGGCGTCACAACGCAGCTCCACTCACAAAGGCTGGATATCGGGTTTATGGCCTTGATTTGATCGGCTTCGGCCGCTCCGAACAACCGGGCCTTCATTCCCAGATCCGCTTGGACAACCGTCTTTGGGCTCGGCAGTTAGCAGCATTTCTGGAGCAGGTGGTTCAACAACCAGCAGTGTTGGTTGGCAACTCCCTGGGCGGCCTGACCGCGCTCACCACCGCGGCCTTTCGTCCTGAATGGGTCACAGCAGTGGTTGCGGCACCATTGCCCGATCCCGCCCTCATGCAGCCGTTGCCAAAACGGCAATCCCGCCGCCGTCGCCGATTACGGACAGTCACCGTGCAGTTGCTCTGCCGACTGCTTCCCCTCGAACTTCTCGTTCCCTTGATCAGCCGCACCCCCCTGCTGCGCTTGGGCCTTCAAGGTGCCTATTCGCGTTCCATCCGCTCAGACCGGGAATTGCATCAGCTGATTGCAAGCCCAGCCCGTCGCCGTACCGCCGCTCGCAGCCTCCGTGCCATGAGCATTGGCATGGCCTTACGCCCCCGGGAAGCCACAGCACCGGCGCTGCTGGAGCGGTTAGCCGAGTTAGATCGGCCCATCCCCCTCCTGCTTCTCTGGGGCAAGCAGGACCGATTTGTGCCCTTGATGATCGGCGAAAAACTCCATCAACAACATTCCTGGCTAAAGCTCCGCGTGCTCGATGGCAGTGGGCATTGCCCCCACGATGAAAGCCCCGAACACTTCCATCGAGAGCTTTTGTACTGGCTGGACCTTAATTTAGGAAGAACAAGCGCGCTGGAATCACAGCACCGGGCATGA
- a CDS encoding N2,N2-dimethylguanosine tRNA methyltransferase has translation MASVRPGGGFFRPDSRPARDLSVLLAASTLEGASRDQPLRWLDLMAGCGIRSLRWGLEGRGASQHPVELWVNDADQERGPLLAANLEPLQSCAGVVLTQSHQAAERLLREAYLEHRFFDLIDLDPFGCPNVLLQSTLQAMRFGGVLLLASTDGRSPTGHDRFAAVRRFGAAARAHPSSWELALRLQLAALAREAWLLGRGLEPLFCFSDGRTFRVAVRMRQRIRSGEEQQLGFLARCDRCGDQAVQAMLDLQGWRPCACTDGCGRWAVSGPLWIGPLQDVGQIKGLLEISDQLDAASSTGLSEGQDRTLAPRSRRMLEGLMADPGQPACCWSTGELSRRLQLKGPPAIEPLVAVLLASGYSASVSGVMAGQVRTNAPLGILLRRCAEFGGKDR, from the coding sequence ATGGCATCTGTGCGGCCCGGGGGTGGTTTCTTTCGCCCCGACTCCAGACCGGCGAGAGATCTCTCTGTGTTGTTGGCTGCCTCAACCTTGGAGGGCGCTTCCAGGGATCAACCCCTGCGCTGGCTGGACCTCATGGCTGGTTGCGGGATCCGATCTCTTCGCTGGGGACTGGAGGGGAGGGGGGCGTCCCAGCACCCCGTGGAGCTCTGGGTGAATGACGCGGATCAAGAGCGTGGGCCCCTGCTAGCCGCCAATCTCGAACCGTTGCAATCCTGTGCTGGGGTGGTGCTCACCCAGAGCCATCAGGCGGCGGAGCGGCTCCTGCGTGAGGCCTATTTGGAGCATCGTTTTTTTGATCTGATCGATCTCGACCCTTTTGGATGCCCGAATGTGTTGCTCCAATCCACACTCCAGGCGATGCGGTTTGGAGGCGTGCTGTTGCTTGCGAGCACCGACGGTCGCTCCCCGACGGGGCATGACCGGTTTGCGGCTGTGCGTCGGTTTGGTGCAGCGGCTCGTGCGCACCCTTCGAGTTGGGAGCTGGCTCTGCGCCTTCAATTAGCTGCCTTAGCCCGTGAAGCTTGGCTGCTGGGACGAGGTCTAGAGCCCTTGTTTTGTTTTAGCGATGGCCGCACCTTCCGTGTTGCGGTGCGCATGCGTCAGCGGATCCGTTCGGGTGAAGAGCAGCAGCTGGGGTTTTTGGCCCGTTGTGACCGCTGCGGTGACCAGGCGGTGCAAGCGATGTTGGACCTGCAGGGTTGGAGACCCTGCGCCTGTACCGATGGCTGCGGACGTTGGGCGGTGAGTGGTCCGCTCTGGATTGGTCCGCTGCAGGATGTTGGCCAGATCAAAGGCCTCTTGGAGATCAGTGACCAGTTGGATGCAGCTTCGAGCACGGGGTTAAGCGAGGGGCAAGACCGAACCCTTGCCCCTCGCAGCAGGAGGATGCTGGAGGGGTTGATGGCGGATCCTGGTCAACCGGCCTGTTGCTGGTCGACGGGTGAATTATCCCGACGACTTCAGCTCAAAGGCCCCCCTGCGATCGAGCCGTTGGTTGCAGTGCTTCTGGCCTCCGGTTACAGCGCGTCGGTGAGTGGAGTCATGGCTGGGCAGGTGCGAACCAATGCGCCTCTCGGCATTTTGTTGCGACGATGCGCCGAATTTGGCGGGAAAGATCGTTAA
- the petM gene encoding cytochrome b6-f complex subunit PetM codes for MASEIFGIAVVFWVLIPVGLAGGALLLKLQGD; via the coding sequence ATGGCTTCGGAAATTTTCGGAATTGCTGTCGTGTTCTGGGTGTTGATTCCCGTGGGCCTCGCTGGTGGTGCCTTGCTTTTGAAACTCCAAGGCGACTGA
- a CDS encoding NAD(P)H-binding protein, with the protein MQVLVVGGTGTLGRQIAKQAIDAGHKVRCVVRSPRKAAFLQEWGCELTRGDLLEPASLDYALDGMDAVIDAATSRPTDPKSIYVTDWDGKLNLLRACERADVKRFVFLSLLDASKHRDVPLMDIKHCTERLLEESDLDYTILQGAAFMQGVISQFSIPILESQTVWVSGSPTRIAYMNTQDMARFAVAAVDRPETIRCSYPVVGPKAWNTGEVIQLCELASSKSARVFRVPGSLLNLMQGICSFFEPAVNVAERLAFAEVTGGGGSLDAPMEASYRAFGLDPSETTQLETYIREYYDTILKRLRDMEADLDKDAKKKLPF; encoded by the coding sequence ATGCAGGTTCTGGTGGTTGGTGGGACAGGAACGCTTGGTCGTCAAATCGCAAAACAAGCGATTGATGCTGGCCACAAAGTGCGTTGCGTAGTGCGCTCACCTCGTAAAGCAGCCTTTTTACAGGAGTGGGGTTGTGAGCTCACTCGCGGTGACCTTCTTGAGCCGGCCAGCCTGGATTACGCACTCGACGGCATGGATGCGGTCATCGATGCCGCCACGAGTCGTCCAACCGACCCCAAGAGCATTTACGTCACCGATTGGGACGGCAAGCTCAACTTGCTCAGGGCTTGTGAGCGTGCCGATGTGAAGCGCTTCGTGTTTCTCTCCCTCTTGGATGCCTCAAAGCACCGCGATGTTCCGCTGATGGACATCAAGCACTGCACTGAGCGGCTGCTGGAGGAGTCGGATCTGGATTACACGATCCTGCAAGGAGCGGCGTTCATGCAGGGCGTGATCAGTCAGTTCTCGATCCCCATTTTGGAAAGTCAGACGGTGTGGGTGAGTGGAAGTCCAACCCGCATCGCCTACATGAACACGCAAGACATGGCTCGTTTCGCGGTCGCGGCCGTGGATCGCCCAGAGACGATTCGTTGCTCGTATCCCGTGGTGGGACCGAAAGCCTGGAATACCGGAGAAGTGATTCAACTCTGTGAGCTGGCTAGCTCCAAGTCGGCAAGGGTGTTTCGCGTTCCAGGGAGCCTGCTGAATTTGATGCAGGGGATCTGCTCATTCTTCGAACCCGCTGTCAACGTGGCTGAGCGCCTGGCGTTTGCTGAGGTCACGGGTGGAGGCGGATCTCTTGACGCTCCTATGGAGGCTAGTTATCGCGCCTTTGGCCTAGATCCCAGTGAAACGACGCAGTTGGAGACCTACATCCGCGAGTACTACGACACGATCTTGAAACGCCTCAGAGACATGGAGGCCGATCTAGACAAGGACGCCAAAAAAAAGCTGCCTTTTTAG
- a CDS encoding methyltransferase domain-containing protein: MSSCCGPNPSSFDQTQAVEDRYGAAASEQEACLCTPVAFDPSLLKPLPQAVVERDYGCGDPTRWVRSGDTVLDLGSGSGKNAFICAQVVGATGQVIGVDRNTEMLALSRSAAPVVAEQIGYANVCFLEGAIEALDAPDATGAPLVADSSIDLVLSNCVLNLVNPSARERLLQNIRRVLRPAGRVAISDIVCDRPVPMALQQDAELWSGCISGAWLEEAFLEDFRALGLEQVQYAERSATPWRIVEGIEFRAVTLTGALPNG, from the coding sequence ATGTCGTCTTGTTGCGGTCCTAATCCCTCTTCGTTCGATCAAACGCAGGCGGTGGAGGACCGTTATGGAGCGGCTGCCTCGGAACAAGAAGCCTGTCTCTGCACTCCAGTGGCGTTTGATCCCTCGTTGTTGAAGCCCCTCCCCCAGGCTGTGGTGGAGAGGGATTACGGCTGTGGTGATCCCACTCGTTGGGTGCGCTCTGGAGATACTGTTTTGGACCTCGGTAGTGGAAGCGGAAAGAACGCCTTTATTTGTGCTCAGGTGGTTGGGGCGACAGGCCAAGTGATTGGTGTGGACCGCAATACGGAGATGTTGGCCCTTTCTCGCTCTGCTGCACCCGTGGTGGCAGAGCAGATTGGCTACGCCAATGTTTGCTTTCTCGAGGGTGCGATCGAGGCGCTTGATGCCCCCGATGCCACGGGAGCTCCTCTGGTGGCTGATTCCAGCATTGATCTGGTGCTCAGCAATTGCGTGCTGAATCTGGTGAACCCTTCCGCCCGGGAGAGGTTGTTGCAGAACATTCGGCGCGTGCTTCGGCCTGCTGGTCGCGTTGCAATCAGCGACATCGTGTGTGATCGCCCGGTGCCGATGGCTCTTCAGCAGGACGCCGAGCTTTGGAGTGGCTGCATTAGCGGGGCCTGGTTGGAGGAGGCTTTTTTGGAGGATTTCCGAGCGCTGGGGCTTGAGCAGGTTCAGTACGCCGAGCGTTCTGCTACTCCCTGGCGGATTGTTGAAGGAATTGAATTTCGCGCGGTCACGCTGACGGGTGCACTGCCGAACGGTTAA
- a CDS encoding pseudouridine synthase, giving the protein MLWSTQLILLLHKPYGVLSQFTPEPQSRWGCLAEWVRIPNVYAAGRLDADSEGLLLLTDNGRLQQRLTDPRFGHWRQYWVQVEGCANDSQLNQLQRGVMIQGRRTRPAKARVLADQERQTIGDRNPPIRERRSIPTSWLCLELREGRNRQVRRMTAAVGLPTLRLIRHSIDLMDGETTLSLNGLSPGMWREVTRSEDQRLKRLLNRSAVHPSA; this is encoded by the coding sequence TTGCTTTGGAGCACACAACTGATCCTTCTGCTGCACAAGCCCTATGGGGTTCTGAGTCAGTTCACACCTGAACCCCAGAGCCGCTGGGGATGCCTAGCTGAGTGGGTCCGAATCCCAAATGTTTACGCTGCTGGCCGCCTCGACGCCGACAGTGAAGGGTTGCTGTTGCTCACCGACAACGGCCGGCTGCAGCAACGCCTCACCGATCCTCGATTTGGCCACTGGCGACAGTATTGGGTCCAGGTGGAGGGCTGCGCAAATGACAGCCAATTGAATCAACTTCAGCGGGGAGTGATGATTCAAGGGCGCCGAACCAGGCCTGCGAAAGCGAGGGTCTTAGCCGATCAAGAAAGACAAACAATTGGCGATCGCAATCCACCGATTCGAGAACGTCGTTCGATTCCAACCTCCTGGCTATGTCTTGAACTTCGTGAGGGACGCAACCGCCAAGTGCGTCGCATGACCGCAGCCGTGGGCCTCCCCACCCTGAGGCTGATTCGTCACTCCATCGACTTAATGGATGGAGAGACAACCCTGAGCCTCAATGGCCTCAGTCCAGGAATGTGGCGCGAGGTCACCCGCTCGGAAGATCAACGCCTCAAGCGGCTGCTTAACCGTTCGGCAGTGCACCCGTCAGCGTGA
- a CDS encoding Nif11-like leader peptide family natural product precursor, giving the protein MSESALIAFTSLVQSDSQLREQVRQAPTPAHVVNLASEQGHVFNQATLMKMQAEKMKHLHDDHLNNASSWGEALLLCFGAHN; this is encoded by the coding sequence GTGTCTGAATCAGCTCTGATTGCTTTCACATCCCTGGTTCAATCCGATTCTCAGCTACGGGAGCAGGTACGCCAGGCACCCACACCAGCCCACGTTGTGAATCTTGCTTCTGAACAAGGGCACGTCTTCAACCAAGCCACACTCATGAAGATGCAAGCAGAGAAGATGAAGCATCTTCATGATGACCATCTCAACAACGCGTCCAGCTGGGGCGAAGCACTTTTGCTTTGCTTTGGAGCACACAACTGA
- the infA gene encoding translation initiation factor IF-1 — MIETSGVIEKEQGNGFYLVTLEQPAGHQCLCRAAGKLTKFRIKLLAGDKVLVEISPYDLTRGRITYRERNAGAPGGRPGGNRPGGPRRR; from the coding sequence ATGATTGAGACCTCGGGTGTGATTGAAAAAGAGCAGGGCAACGGGTTTTACCTCGTGACCCTGGAGCAGCCCGCTGGTCACCAGTGCCTGTGCCGCGCCGCCGGAAAGCTCACAAAATTCCGAATCAAACTGCTGGCAGGTGACAAGGTTCTAGTGGAAATCAGTCCCTATGACCTGACCCGTGGTCGGATCACTTACCGCGAGCGCAATGCGGGTGCACCGGGTGGGCGTCCAGGTGGTAACCGTCCTGGTGGCCCACGCCGCCGTTAA
- the trxB gene encoding thioredoxin-disulfide reductase, which produces MGASENLVIVGSGPAGYTAAIYAARANLNPLLITGFQRGGIPGGQLMTTTHVENFPGFPDGVLGPDLMDLMKAQAERWGTHLLEADADLIDLSQRPYRIQADGKTIQTQSIIIATGASANRLGLPSEERFWSKGISACAICDGATPQFRKEELAVVGGGDSACEEAVYLTKYGSHVHLLVRSDRLRASAAMADRVEANPQITVHWNTEVVDVEGTDWMNGLRLRNRDSGNEETLAVRGMFYAIGHTPNTELLKGQLDCDRSGYLVTQPGRPETSLEGVFAAGDVADAEWRQGITAAGSGCQAALAAERWLSHHDLATLVSREAVEPQKASAPQALEATTEASYDANAEWQKGSYALRKLYHDSKKPLLVIYSSPSCGPCHVLKPQLKRVLSELNGQAQGVEIDIEADQEIAEQAGVNGTPTVQLFYDKSLQQQWRGVKQRSEFKGAIEALLNAQ; this is translated from the coding sequence ATGGGCGCGAGCGAGAACCTAGTGATCGTCGGATCCGGCCCAGCTGGGTACACGGCAGCCATTTACGCGGCAAGAGCCAACCTCAATCCGCTCCTTATCACGGGATTTCAGCGCGGCGGGATCCCGGGCGGTCAACTCATGACCACCACGCATGTTGAAAATTTTCCCGGCTTTCCTGATGGGGTCCTAGGCCCCGATCTGATGGATCTCATGAAAGCTCAGGCGGAGCGCTGGGGCACTCATCTTCTCGAAGCCGATGCTGACCTGATCGACTTGAGCCAGCGTCCTTACCGCATTCAGGCCGACGGCAAGACGATCCAAACCCAATCGATCATCATCGCCACTGGCGCGAGCGCCAACCGCTTGGGCTTACCCAGCGAAGAACGCTTCTGGAGCAAGGGAATTAGTGCTTGCGCCATTTGCGATGGCGCAACTCCCCAGTTCCGCAAGGAGGAATTGGCGGTGGTTGGAGGCGGAGATTCCGCTTGCGAAGAAGCGGTATATCTCACCAAGTACGGCAGTCATGTGCACCTGTTGGTTCGCTCGGACCGCTTGCGAGCCAGTGCAGCCATGGCTGACCGGGTTGAAGCCAATCCCCAAATCACGGTCCACTGGAACACCGAGGTGGTGGACGTTGAAGGAACGGACTGGATGAACGGCCTACGACTTCGCAATCGAGACAGTGGCAACGAGGAAACATTGGCCGTGCGTGGAATGTTTTATGCCATTGGCCACACGCCCAACACCGAACTGTTGAAAGGCCAACTGGATTGTGATCGCAGCGGTTATCTCGTCACCCAACCCGGCAGACCAGAAACCTCCCTGGAAGGTGTGTTTGCAGCCGGCGACGTCGCCGATGCGGAATGGCGACAAGGGATTACGGCTGCAGGCAGTGGCTGCCAAGCGGCCCTTGCCGCAGAACGCTGGTTAAGCCATCACGACTTGGCCACGCTTGTGAGTCGTGAGGCGGTTGAGCCGCAAAAAGCCAGTGCGCCACAAGCCTTAGAAGCAACAACGGAAGCCAGCTACGACGCCAATGCTGAATGGCAAAAAGGAAGTTATGCCCTCCGCAAGCTCTACCACGACAGCAAGAAACCCCTGCTCGTGATTTACAGCTCCCCAAGCTGCGGCCCCTGTCATGTGCTGAAGCCACAGCTGAAGCGGGTGCTCTCAGAACTGAATGGTCAGGCTCAGGGCGTCGAAATTGACATCGAAGCCGATCAAGAGATTGCAGAACAGGCTGGCGTCAACGGCACCCCAACGGTCCAGCTGTTTTATGACAAGTCGCTGCAACAGCAGTGGCGCGGAGTGAAACAGCGCAGTGAATTCAAGGGTGCGATCGAGGCCCTTCTCAACGCCCAGTGA
- a CDS encoding DEAD/DEAH box helicase: protein MLRRRLDPDASHGRDVLIHAGPGAGKTLGALLGFQAMQQEGRLKCFLVMCHRTSILNQWRTAAERVGLRLEHWNESTPNIQSQNLQHADGWLVTYQGAASQLDGLKQALEPWAGDQLLAIADEAHHLGVDPDEPDGPVWGRTFLELSSQARLRLGLTGTPFRADNLAFCAARRIRIQEGEQLVEQISPDLCVEPRELIAAGDVRPLEFRFQDGWVEHNRAGKPDRDVSPLSEEMRESWRARNLRRAIRLSDSSSIAQQLLIRARRKLEQVREQHPSAGGLVIAKDIAHARSISSLLREQGDRVDLVHSQDPEAAQRLSSFQEGGADWLVSIDMCAEGFDAPRLRVVAYLTTVVTRSRFVQGITRAVRMCSARAATETVPRDPSYVFAPADPLLMSYARSWSLSEPYRIQAQQQEADSDDPLQSGAWRGPSLPLEAVNDGAGAVIRLRTPELPNFLHQ, encoded by the coding sequence CTGCTGCGCAGACGCCTGGATCCAGACGCAAGCCACGGGCGCGACGTGCTGATCCATGCAGGACCAGGTGCGGGCAAAACCCTGGGGGCCCTGCTCGGATTTCAAGCCATGCAGCAAGAGGGGAGGTTGAAATGCTTTTTGGTGATGTGTCACCGCACATCGATCCTCAACCAATGGCGCACAGCAGCCGAACGGGTGGGGTTACGCCTCGAGCACTGGAATGAATCGACACCCAACATCCAGAGCCAAAACCTCCAGCACGCCGATGGTTGGCTCGTCACCTACCAAGGGGCAGCGAGTCAGCTCGACGGGCTCAAACAGGCGCTCGAGCCATGGGCTGGTGATCAGCTTTTAGCGATTGCGGATGAAGCGCATCACCTGGGCGTAGATCCGGATGAGCCGGATGGTCCGGTCTGGGGACGCACCTTTTTAGAGCTGAGCAGCCAGGCTCGACTCAGGCTGGGGCTCACAGGGACCCCCTTTCGAGCCGACAATCTCGCCTTTTGTGCCGCGAGACGGATCCGAATCCAGGAGGGGGAACAACTGGTGGAGCAGATCAGTCCTGACCTCTGCGTTGAGCCCCGAGAGCTGATTGCCGCTGGTGACGTACGACCGCTGGAATTTCGCTTCCAAGACGGTTGGGTGGAGCACAATCGTGCTGGGAAGCCTGATCGCGACGTTTCGCCTCTCTCTGAGGAGATGCGTGAAAGCTGGAGAGCACGCAATTTGCGCAGGGCGATCCGTCTCTCCGATAGCAGCAGCATTGCTCAGCAACTCTTGATCAGGGCCAGACGCAAACTGGAGCAGGTGCGTGAACAGCACCCGAGCGCTGGCGGTCTCGTGATTGCCAAAGACATTGCTCACGCCCGATCGATCAGCTCCCTGCTGAGGGAGCAGGGTGATCGGGTGGACCTGGTGCATTCGCAAGATCCAGAGGCCGCCCAACGACTCAGCAGCTTTCAAGAGGGTGGTGCCGACTGGCTCGTCAGCATCGACATGTGCGCCGAAGGCTTCGACGCCCCAAGGTTGCGCGTTGTCGCCTATCTCACAACAGTCGTCACCCGCAGTCGCTTCGTGCAGGGCATCACCCGCGCTGTTCGGATGTGCAGCGCCAGGGCAGCCACTGAAACGGTGCCTCGAGACCCTTCTTATGTGTTTGCTCCTGCGGACCCATTGCTGATGAGCTACGCGCGTAGCTGGTCTCTCTCAGAGCCCTATCGGATTCAAGCCCAACAACAGGAAGCAGATTCCGATGACCCGCTGCAGTCGGGCGCATGGAGAGGTCCCAGCCTTCCCTTGGAGGCCGTTAATGACGGAGCTGGTGCCGTGATTCGCCTCAGAACCCCCGAATTACCCAATTTTTTGCATCAATGA
- a CDS encoding Re/Si-specific NAD(P)(+) transhydrogenase subunit alpha — MPRLLIPIESAAAETRVAASPETLKKFIALGCSVAVERGAGVSSGFLDETYASAGADLVAPGEPQAWGQADVLLCVQSPGPASLGRLRRGALVVGMLSPYGNHELAEALKGFGLSAMALELLPRISRAQSADVLSSQANIAGYKAVLLGAAALDRYFPMLMTAAGTVQPARVVVLGAGVAGLQAVATARRLGAVVYVSDIRPAVKEQVESLGARFIDPPEMDDKPAESGGYAKQASDAFLAAQRQQLSDQLAQADVAICTAQVPGRRAPRLISEDMLDRMRPGSVVVDLAVAQGGNCADTVPSQTVNRKGVKLIGANELPCSVPNHASALYARNLLALLQPTLQDGQLTLDTEDELIAGCLIAHDGSICRGDVLTPGAN, encoded by the coding sequence TTGCCCAGACTCCTTATCCCGATTGAAAGCGCAGCGGCTGAAACCCGTGTGGCTGCTTCACCCGAGACCCTTAAAAAATTCATTGCCCTCGGCTGCTCCGTAGCCGTTGAGCGTGGTGCCGGAGTGTCCTCCGGTTTTCTTGACGAGACCTACGCCAGTGCTGGAGCCGATTTGGTTGCTCCAGGAGAGCCGCAAGCCTGGGGTCAGGCCGACGTTTTGCTGTGTGTTCAAAGCCCTGGTCCGGCATCGCTCGGTCGCTTGCGCCGGGGTGCCCTGGTGGTGGGGATGTTGTCCCCCTATGGCAATCACGAGCTAGCGGAAGCCTTGAAGGGATTTGGTCTTTCAGCCATGGCCCTTGAGCTCCTGCCCCGGATCAGTCGTGCCCAGTCCGCTGATGTGCTCTCGTCTCAGGCCAACATCGCTGGCTACAAGGCTGTCTTGCTTGGCGCTGCGGCCTTGGATCGCTATTTCCCGATGCTGATGACCGCAGCAGGCACCGTGCAGCCCGCCAGGGTTGTGGTGTTGGGTGCTGGTGTTGCAGGTCTTCAGGCCGTGGCCACTGCTCGCCGTTTGGGGGCAGTTGTGTATGTGAGCGACATTCGCCCTGCCGTGAAAGAGCAGGTGGAGTCGCTGGGAGCTCGTTTCATCGATCCCCCGGAGATGGATGACAAGCCAGCGGAATCGGGTGGTTACGCCAAGCAAGCCTCAGACGCGTTTCTGGCCGCGCAGCGACAACAGCTATCTGACCAACTAGCCCAGGCTGATGTGGCAATTTGTACAGCCCAAGTTCCTGGCAGGCGAGCCCCACGCTTAATCAGTGAGGACATGCTTGATCGCATGCGCCCTGGATCGGTGGTGGTTGATCTGGCCGTTGCTCAAGGAGGTAACTGTGCCGACACCGTTCCGTCCCAAACGGTGAACCGCAAAGGCGTGAAGCTGATTGGTGCGAACGAACTTCCCTGCAGCGTCCCGAATCACGCCAGCGCGTTGTACGCCCGCAATCTTTTGGCCTTGCTGCAGCCCACCCTTCAAGACGGTCAGCTCACGCTCGACACCGAAGACGAGCTCATCGCTGGTTGTCTGATCGCTCATGACGGCAGCATCTGCCGCGGAGACGTTCTCACCCCAGGAGCCAACTAA
- a CDS encoding NAD(P) transhydrogenase subunit alpha, translating to MDSLLLMGAATASQTPPLVNALWVLLLGSLLGFELIGKVPPTLHTPLMSGANAISGITMLAALTAIIKADGSTPLLVLGSVSLGFALFNVIGGFLVTDRMLAMFSRKPARKENS from the coding sequence ATGGATTCTCTTTTACTCATGGGTGCGGCCACTGCCTCCCAAACCCCACCTCTGGTGAATGCTCTCTGGGTCCTGCTGCTCGGAAGCCTGCTTGGCTTCGAACTGATCGGCAAGGTCCCCCCAACGCTTCACACGCCATTGATGAGTGGTGCCAATGCCATCTCCGGGATCACGATGCTGGCCGCTCTTACCGCGATCATCAAAGCTGATGGAAGTACCCCTCTCCTGGTTCTCGGCTCGGTCTCTCTTGGTTTCGCTCTTTTCAACGTGATTGGTGGCTTCTTGGTCACTGACCGCATGCTCGCCATGTTCAGCCGCAAGCCCGCCCGCAAGGAGAACAGCTGA